In one window of Haloimpatiens sp. FM7315 DNA:
- a CDS encoding HD domain-containing protein yields the protein MLYRIKQFLLAINSKITNEDKRFIKKYLNKDQLELFYKLKIHERKHAINVAKDVKRKCDLNNIKDKNTLVVAALLHDIGKIEHNLTLVDKSTLVILDKLTRGNMKKYKKIKKIDIYYNHPYKGYKILEKIGENKEVLRLVKNHHNNDIKKDLLLEILRECDDKN from the coding sequence ATGTTATATAGAATTAAACAATTTCTTTTAGCTATTAATTCAAAAATAACTAATGAAGATAAGAGGTTTATAAAAAAATATTTAAATAAAGATCAATTAGAATTATTTTATAAATTAAAAATTCATGAAAGAAAGCATGCTATTAATGTAGCAAAGGATGTAAAACGTAAATGTGATTTAAATAATATAAAGGATAAAAATACTTTAGTAGTGGCAGCTCTTTTGCATGATATAGGAAAGATAGAGCATAATCTTACCTTAGTAGATAAGTCAACTTTAGTTATTTTAGATAAATTAACTAGGGGGAATATGAAAAAGTATAAAAAAATAAAGAAAATAGATATTTATTATAATCATCCTTATAAAGGTTATAAAATCTTAGAGAAAATAGGAGAGAATAAAGAGGTTTTACGCTTGGTAAAAAATCATCATAATAATGACATAAAAAAAGATTTGCTTTTAGAAATTTTAAGGGAATGTGATGATAAAAATTAA
- the remB gene encoding extracellular matrix regulator RemB, with the protein MFLHLGENVVVPMEDIIGIFDMETTMYSSDTIQFLRLAEEDGFVERITKEKPKSFVIAEVDKKSKIFLSPISSSTLQKRTNSIFVSFSIS; encoded by the coding sequence ATGTTTTTACATTTAGGTGAAAATGTAGTTGTGCCTATGGAGGACATTATAGGTATATTTGATATGGAAACTACTATGTATAGTTCCGACACTATTCAATTTTTAAGGTTAGCAGAGGAAGATGGATTTGTAGAAAGAATAACTAAGGAAAAACCTAAGTCCTTTGTTATTGCAGAAGTTGATAAGAAGAGCAAAATATTCTTATCACCTATATCATCATCCACTCTCCAGAAAAGAACTAATTCAATTTTTGTCAGTTTTAGTATTAGTTAG